Proteins found in one Panicum hallii strain FIL2 chromosome 4, PHallii_v3.1, whole genome shotgun sequence genomic segment:
- the LOC112889609 gene encoding peroxisomal acyl-coenzyme A oxidase 1-like, with protein MAMDHAAAEADHLAAERAAARFDVEAMKVAWAGSRHAVDVADRMARLVASDPVFRKDNRTMLSRKDLFKDTLRKAAHAWKRIVELRLTEEEAGLLRQYVDQPGYVDLHWGMFVPAIKGQGTEEQQKKWLPLAYKFQIIGCYAQTELGHGSNVQGLETTATFDPNTDEFVIHSPTLTSSKWWPGGLGKASTHAVVYARLITEGKDYGIHGFIVQLRSLEDHSPLPGVTLGDIGGKFGSGAYNSMDNGVLRFDHVRIPRDQMLMRLSQVTREGKYVHSDVPKQLLYGTMVYVRQSIVADASKALSRAVCIAVRYSAIRKQFGSQDGGPETQVLNYRTQQSRLFPLLASAYAFRFVGDWLKWLYTDVTQKLEAKDYSTLQEAHACTAGLKAVTTSATADAIEECRKLCGGHGYLNSSGLPELFAVYVPACTYEGDNVVLLLQVARILTKTVSQLTSGKQPVGTMAYMGNVQHLMQSKCAVKTAEDWLNPAFIQEAFEARALRMVVNCAQNIGQAANQEEGFYERSPDLLEAAVAHIQLIIVTKFIEKVQQDIPGHGVKEQLQNLCNVYALYILHKHLGDFLATGCITPKQGALANEQLGKLYTQVRPNAVALVDAFNYTDHFLGSVLGRYDGNVYPALYEEAWKDPLNETVVPEGYHEYLRPLLKQQLKLSRL; from the exons ATGGCCATGGACcacgccgcggcggaggcggaccACCTCGCCGCCGAGAGGGCCGCGGCGCGCTTCGACGTCGAGGCGATGAAGGTCGCGTGGGCCGGCTCGCGGCACGCCGTCGACGTCGCCGACCGCATGGCTCGGCTCGTCGCGTCCGACCCT GTCTTCCGCAAGGATAACAGGACCATGCTCTCCAGGAAGGACTTGTTCAAGGACACTCTAAGAAAAGCAGCCCATGCGTGGAAGCGCATTGTCGAGCTACGTCTTACAG aggaggaagcagGTCTGCTGAGGCAATACGTCGATCAGCCTGGTTATGTTGATCTGCATTGG GGCATGTTTGTTCCTGCTATAAAAGGGCAAGGAACTGAGGAGCAGCAGAAGAAGTGGTTACCTCTGGCTTACAAGTTCCAAATAATTGGGTGCTATGCTCAGACTGAACTTGGTCATGGCTCGAACGTTCAGGGCCTTGAAACAACCGCTACATTTGATCCAAACACAGATGAATTTGTCATCCACAGTCCAACTCTGACCTCCAGCAAA TGGTGGCCTGGTGGCTTGGGGAAAGCTTCCACTCATGCAGTCGTGTACGCTCGGTTGATAACTGAAGGAAAGGACTACGGCATACATG GTTTCATTGTGCAACTGCGAAGCTTGGAGGATCACTCCCCGCTTCCTGGTGTTACCCTTGGTGATATTGGTGGGAAATTTGGTAGTGGTGCATATAACAGTATGGACAATGGTGTTCTGCGATTTGACCATGTGCGCATCCCAAGGGATCAAATGTTGATGAG ACTTTCACAAGTTACAAGGGAGGGGAAATATGTTCATTCAGATGTTCCAAAGCAGCTGCTTTATGGGACAATGGTTTATGTTCGTCAATCAATTGTGGCAGATGCTTCTAAGGCTTTGTCCCGTGCTGTTTGCATTGCTGTACGATACAGTGCCATTCGAAAGCAGTTTGGCTCTCAAGATGGTGGCCCTGAGACTCAG GTTCTTAATTACAGGACTCAACAAAGCAGACTCTTTCCATTGCTGGCTTCAGCATATGCATTCAGATTTGTGGGTGATTGGCTCAAGTGGTTATACACGGATGTCACTCAGAAACTGGAAGCTAAAGATTACTCAACACTGCAAGAAGCTCATGCCTGTACTGCTGGTTTGAAGGCTGTGACTACATCTGCAACAGCT GATGCAATTGAAGAATGCagaaagctctgtggtggacATGGTTACTTGAACAGCAGTGGGCTTCCTGAATTGTTTGCTGTCTATGTTCCTGCTTGCACTTATGAAGGAGACAATGTTGTTCTGCTTTTGCAG GTTGCAAGGATTCTAACGAAAACTGTTTCTCAATTGACCTCTGGAAAACAGCCTGTTGGTACAATGGCTTACATGGGCAATGTACAACATCTGATGCAATCCAAATGCGCTGTCAAAACAG CTGAAGATTGGCTTAACCCTGCTTTCATACAAGAGGCATTTGAAGCTAGGGCTCTCAGGATGGTGGTAAACTGTGCCCAGAACATAGGCCAAGCGGCAAACCAAGAAGAAG GTTTCTATGAGCGGTCCCCAGATTTGCTTGAGGCTGCGGTAGCTCACATCCAGTTGATCATTGTAACCAA GTTCATCGAGAAGGTGCAGCAGGACATCCCTGGACATGGAGTGAAGGAACAGCTCCAGAACCTCTGCAATGTTTATGCCCTCTACATTCTTCACAAGCACCTGGGTGACTTCCTGGCAACCGGGTGCATCACACCCAAGCAGGGAGCGCTGGCAAACGAGCAGCTGGGCAAGCTTTACACACAG GTGCGTCCGAATGCTGTTGCACTGGTGGACGCGTTCAACTACACGGACCACTTCCTGGGGTCGGTGCTGGGGCGGTACGACGGGAATGTGTACCCGGCGCTGTACGAGGAGGCATGGAAGGATCCCCTGAACGAGACGGTGGTGCCCGAGGGGTACCACGAGTACCTCCGCCCCTTGCTCAAGCAGCAGCTCAAGCTCTCCAGGCTCTGA
- the LOC112891150 gene encoding uncharacterized protein LOC112891150 isoform X1, which yields MELLPDRAHVRLRSPAHGTYLYADEDGVGVSLRSRRASLSTVWAVHRVERSGNSFVLLHSAAYGRYLASSPEYINYAPDGVDGVVQCCYFNDLDQQDILWEAVGYRGDALFLHNPENRRWSRLWAVEAVPARVGPPLLPPPTPNPMLLRRMILYMKADEYGNIDYESTKLLVFEGHSVSRLRDELAFLLEEWHAVRITMCVWAGSHGRLTPLVVDLPLNNQTVEIVVYESWSRAAQGLQYPNVDAP from the exons ATGGAGCTGCTCCCCGACCGTGCGCACGTGCGGCTGCGGAGCCCCGCGCACGGGACGTACCTGTACGCCGACGAGGACGGGGTGGGCGTCTCGCTGAGGTCGCGCCGCGCCTCGCTGAGCACGGTCTGGGCGGTGCACCGGGTGGAGCGCAGCGGCAACAGCTTCGTCCTCCTGCACAGCGCCGCCTACGGCCGCTACCTCGCGTCCTCACCGGAGTACATCAACTACGCACCAGACGGAGTCGACGGAGTCGTGCAGTGCTGCTACTTCAATGACCTAGACCAGCAAGACATCCTCTGGGAGGCCGTCGGGTACCGGGGCGACGCCCTATTCCTCCACAACCCCGAGAACCGCAGATGGTCACGGCTTTGGGCGGTCGAGGCCGTCCCCGCTAGGGTGGGACCGCCACTTCTTCCACCGCCGACTCCG AATCCCATGCTGCTGCGCCGCATGATCCTGTACATGAAAGCAGACGAATACGGGAATATTGACTATGAGAGCACCAAGCTCTTAGTCTTCGAGGGCCATTCAGTGTCCCGCCTCAGGGACGAGTTGGCATTCCTGCTGGAGGAGTGGCACGCTGTTAGAATTACTATGTGCGTGTGGGCAGGCTCTCACGGGCGGCTGACCCCTCTGGTCGTCGACCTGCCTCTCAATAACCAAACTGTGGAGATTGTTGTTTATGAGAGCTGGTCCAGAG CAGCCCAAGGGCTACAGTACCCAAACGTCGACGCCCCGTAG
- the LOC112891150 gene encoding uncharacterized protein LOC112891150 isoform X2, with the protein MELLPDRAHVRLRSPAHGTYLYADEDGVGVSLRSRRASLSTVWAVHRVERSGNSFVLLHSAAYGRYLASSPEYINYAPDGVDGVVQCCYFNDLDQQDILWEAVGYRGDALFLHNPENRRWSRLWAVEAVPARVGPPLLPPPTPNPMLLRRMILYMKADEYGNIDYESTKLLVFEGHSVSRLRDELAFLLEEWHAVRITMCVWAGSHGRLTPLVVDLPLNNQTVEIVVYESWSRAQGLQYPNVDAP; encoded by the exons ATGGAGCTGCTCCCCGACCGTGCGCACGTGCGGCTGCGGAGCCCCGCGCACGGGACGTACCTGTACGCCGACGAGGACGGGGTGGGCGTCTCGCTGAGGTCGCGCCGCGCCTCGCTGAGCACGGTCTGGGCGGTGCACCGGGTGGAGCGCAGCGGCAACAGCTTCGTCCTCCTGCACAGCGCCGCCTACGGCCGCTACCTCGCGTCCTCACCGGAGTACATCAACTACGCACCAGACGGAGTCGACGGAGTCGTGCAGTGCTGCTACTTCAATGACCTAGACCAGCAAGACATCCTCTGGGAGGCCGTCGGGTACCGGGGCGACGCCCTATTCCTCCACAACCCCGAGAACCGCAGATGGTCACGGCTTTGGGCGGTCGAGGCCGTCCCCGCTAGGGTGGGACCGCCACTTCTTCCACCGCCGACTCCG AATCCCATGCTGCTGCGCCGCATGATCCTGTACATGAAAGCAGACGAATACGGGAATATTGACTATGAGAGCACCAAGCTCTTAGTCTTCGAGGGCCATTCAGTGTCCCGCCTCAGGGACGAGTTGGCATTCCTGCTGGAGGAGTGGCACGCTGTTAGAATTACTATGTGCGTGTGGGCAGGCTCTCACGGGCGGCTGACCCCTCTGGTCGTCGACCTGCCTCTCAATAACCAAACTGTGGAGATTGTTGTTTATGAGAGCTGGTCCAGAG CCCAAGGGCTACAGTACCCAAACGTCGACGCCCCGTAG
- the LOC112890628 gene encoding uncharacterized protein LOC112890628, giving the protein MGSTAPAAEDARVAKRARLAPPAGDADLISGLDDDVLLRVLGLVGDARDAARTGALSRRWLGLWTRAPALRFSSQPGGFWRAAPASAASLERYAASVDAALARRARSGCAIERLSIAYAAGSEHYPVEQPSFADAAELWIPCPRDTVTERILEQLIPASVRAARGWIGYAFRHGVKSFDLDLQLPLVPPNFLWERDGVEEVELDDELASAVRLETMRLALGGAQLRLPAAMTFASLTNLSLERIRIAAGGAALLGHLVSSATCPRLQKLRVRWIYLPAFHEEMAIEADVLSELWMEDVRILMSLKLRTPRLRVLHIYKCYHVALRISAPRLEELAIIFRPACPPRWLEIDGDLPCVRSLKICLWSHLSRFSGYQEAENDKNMLLLRQCSSLTCLQVFLRGAKASKKDVDMIKSRVPHLPHITSLAVNVACSFKRHGYGASVASLLTRFSNLRRLSLHLPFFLELFYNLPAGLDLLCHHRYHWKSNEISMAHLQEVELTGLTGTDCEVWFMKTMVASAKGLFKVAISFNPYCWQHQGKMDAFERMLLDEGMWTSHRDTHMLTCLRESIPAYITCEM; this is encoded by the exons ATGGGTTccacggcgccggcggcggaggatgCGCGCGTCGCGAAACGCGCAAGGCTAGCCCCACCGGCCGGCGACGCCGACCTGATCAGCGGCCTCGACGACGACGTGCTCCTCCGCGTCCTCGGGCTGGTGGGCGACGCGAGGGACGCGGCGCGCACGGGCGCGCTCTcgcggcggtggctcggccTCTGGACGCGCGCCCCCGCGCTCCGCTTCTCCTCCCAGCCGGGGGGATTCTGGAGGGCGGCGCCAGCCAGCGCCGCCTCCCTGGAGCGGTACGCCGCCTCCGTCGACGCCGCCCTCGCCCGGCGCGCCCGATCCGGCTGCGCCATCGAGCGCCTGTCGATCGCGTACGCCGCGGGCTCCGAGCACTACCCGGTGGAACAGCCGTCGTTCGCCGACGCCGCGGAGTTGTGGATCCCGTGCCCCCGGGACACCGTGACGGAGCGCATCCTGGAACAGCTGATCCCGGCGTCCGTCCGCGCCGCGCGGGGGTGGATCGGGTACGCGTTCCGGCACGGGGTGAAGTCGTTTGACCTGGACCTGCAGCTCCCTCTGGTGCCGCCGAATTTTCTGTGGGAACGTGACGGCGTCGAGGAGGTGGAGCTTGACGACGAGCTCGCTAGCGCTGTCAGGCTGGAGACCATGCGTCTGGCGTTAGGCGGCGCACAGCTCCGGCTCCCCGCCGCCATGACATTCGCGTCACTGACGAATCTTTCGCTTGAAAGGATCCGGATAGCAGCCGGCGGCGCTGCCCTCCTCGGCCACCTCGTGTCGTCGGCGACCTGCCCGCGCTTGCAAAAGCTGCGCGTGAGGTGGATTTACCTTCCTGCTTTCCACGAAGAGATGGCGATCGAAGCCGACGTGCTCTCGGAGCTGTGGATGGAGGACGTTAGGATCCTGATGTCACTGAAGCTTAGAACTCCTAGGCTAAGGGTCTTGCACATATACAAGTGCTACCACGTGGCGCTCAGGATCTCAGCTCCGAGGCTAGAAGAACTTGCAATAATATTTCGACCAGCATGCCCACCTAGGTGGCTTGAGATCGATGGTGACTTGCCATGCGTGCGAAGCCTGAAGATCTGCCTGTGGTCGCATCTCTCTCGTTTCTCTGGTTATCAAGAGGCTGAGAACGATAAAAACATGTTGCTCCTCAGACAGTGTAGCTCCCTCACATGCCTTCAGGTGTTCCTTCGCGGTGCAAAG GCTTCCAAGAAGGACGTGGACATGATAAAGAGTAGGGTACCACACCTCCCTCATATCACATCTTTGGCCGTTAATGTTGCTTGTTCGTTTAAGCGGCATGGCTATGGTGCTAGCGTGGCAAGCCTCCTCACACGATTCAGCAATCTGAGACGGCTCAGCCTACATTTGCCCTTCTTCTTGGAACTG TTCTATAATCTACCTGCAGGACTAGATCTCTTGTGCCATCACCGATACCATTGGAAATCCAATGAGATTTCCATGGCTCACTTGCAGGAAGTAGAGCTCACAGGGTTGACAGGAACTGACTGTGAGGTCTGGTTCATGAAAACCATGGTGGCAAGCGCCAAAGGACTCTTTAAAGTGGCTATAAGTTTCAACCCATACTGCTGGCAACATCAGGGGAAGATGGATGCGTTTGAGCGTATGCTACTTGATGAAGGAATGTGGACTTCCCACCGTGACACACATATGCTTACATGTCTTAGGGAATCGATACCTGCATATATAACTTGTGAGATGTGA
- the LOC112889485 gene encoding glutathione S-transferase T3-like: protein MESIWNEFSSQGQDNGQINYTPTIDLTAMNGTPLDVPSNDQEAEAASMLAPGGKKKGTTSRSKNFAQDEDEALCSAYLNVSKDVAVGVNQTYKSYWTRISEYYNEVTRNPTVRSLSSLQHRWGDIQKDTARFCGFYSDIVRCNQSGKSEDDKVKDALQMYAGIVGNPFKLIHCWLILRHSNKWNDWLAKE, encoded by the exons ATGGAATCAATCTGGAATGAATTTAGTTCCCAGGGGCAGGACAATGGTCAAATAAATTACACACCCACCATTGACCTCACTGCTATGAATGGCACCCCGCTTGATGTGCCTTCGAATGACCAG GAGGCAGAGGCCGCAAGTATGCTGGCTCCTGGTGGAAAAAAGAAGGGTACTACCTCGAGGTCCAAGAATTTTGCTCAAGATGAAGACGAggcactctgctctgcctaCCTAAACGTGTCAAAGGATGTTGCAGTTGGGGTGAACCAAACTTACAAGTCATATTGGACAAGGATAAGTGAGTACTACAATGAAGTTACTAGGAATCCTACTGTGAGGTCTCTCAGTTCTCTGCAACACAGATGGGGAGACATCCAAAAAGATACCGCCCGCTTCTGTGGTTTCTATAGTGACATTGTTAGGTGCAATCAGAGTGGGAAAAGTGAAGATGACAAG GTGAAGGACGCTCTGCAAATGTACGCCGGTATCGTTGGAAACCCATTCAAGTTGATTCATTGCTGGTTAATTCTTCGCCATTCAAACAAATGGAATGATTGGTTAGCGAAGGAGTGA
- the LOC112889483 gene encoding uncharacterized protein LOC112889483: MAWLRKLRREHRQGSCSVYDDILVATTIARIGTEEEENKPNPRRGSIVGRRTIARDRYSGYCRLAEDYFVSNSVYGENLFRRRFRMTKNMFEDIKDACEQANVYFKWRQNAAGVWGLAPVQKVTAALRMLAYGGPADSLDEYLRMGESTIIESVNQFTRTIVDLYGPRYLRQPTRDEIQILLQVAEARGFPGMLGSIDCMHWEWENCPTAWHGQYRGHFKKPTLILEAVASYDTWIWHAFFGLPGSLNDINVPHRSPVFDNLAAGNAPEVQFNVNGREYNMGYYLADGIYPPWATLINGIQQPRTNKHKEFASRQAEFRKDVERTFGILQGQYGIIKGPARLWDQVDLKYIVDCIVILHNMGIEYERGLPQLRATDYEGATDPRLGDDNTNVPELALLMENHRRIQSRQGNAQLKLDLIEHIWSKYGDRANN; this comes from the exons ATGGCATGGCTTCGAAAGCTTCGGCGTGAACACAGGCAAGGGAGTTGCAGTGTGTACGACGACATATTGGTGGCGACCACCATTGCTCGTATCggcacagaggaagaagaaaacaaACCTAACCCACGTCGGGGTTCAATTGTAGGACGCCGGACCATTGCACGAGATAGATACAGTGGGTATTGCCGTTTGGCGGAGGACTATTTCGTTTCCAACTCGGTCTATGGTGAAAACTTGTTTCGCCGCCG GTTCCGAATGACAAAGAATATGTTTGAAGATATCAAGGACGCATGTGAGCAAGCAAACGTATACTTTAAATGGAGACAAAATGCTGCGGGAGTTTGGGGCTTGGCTCCAGTACAAAAGGTAACTGCTGCTTTGCGCATGCTTGCATACGGAGGTCCAGCTGATAGCCTAGATGAGTACCTTCGGATGGGAGAAAGCACCATAATTGAGAGTGTCAACCAGTTTACACGGACCATTGTTGATCTATACGGTCCTAGGTACTTAAGGCAGCCAACAAGAGATGAAATACAAATATTATTGCAAGTTGCTGAAGCACGTGGATTTCCAGGGATGTTGGGTTCGATTGATTGTATGCATTGGGAGTGGGAAAATTGCCCTACCGCTTGGCATGGTCAATATAGAGGTCACTTTAAAAAACCTACTCTTATTCTTGAGGCAGTTGCTAGCTATGATACATGGATATGGCATGCTTTCTTTGGACTTCCTGGATCATTGAACGACATCAATGTGCCGCATCGTTCACCAGTGTTTGACAATCTAGCAGCGGGTAATGCTCCGGAGGTTCAATTTAATGTAAACGGTAGGGAGTATAACATGGGCTACTATCTGGCAGATGGTATATATCCCCCATGGGCTACTTTGATCAATGGTATTCAACAGCCCAGAACTAACAAGCACAAGGAATTTGCGAGCAGGCAAGCAGAATTTCGTAAAGATGTGGAACGGACTTTCGGTATTTTGCAAGGACAATATGGAATCATCAAAGGGCCAGCGAGGCTATGGGATCAGGTCGACCTAAAGTACATTGTAGACTGTATCGTCATACTACACAATATGGGTATCGAGTACGAGAGAGGATTGCCTCAGCTGCGGGCAACGGACTATGAAGGTGCGACGGATCCCAGATTGGGCGATGACAATACAAACGTGCCGGAGCTAGCATTGTTGATGGAGAACCACCGTAGGATCCAGAGCCGACAAGGAAATGCACAGTTGAAGCTTGACCTGATCGAGCATATTTGGAGCAAGTATGGAGATAGGGCCAACAATTAG
- the LOC112890629 gene encoding uncharacterized protein LOC112890629 — translation MDRFPDGIHVRLRSLVRGAYLYADEDGVGVSLSPRRASLNAAWRVHLVQRGDFHYVLLCSAAYGRYLALSPAMEPPPGLRGRRAVQRDYDEEDLHAVMWRAIGAGDAGDGVVVLRHRGFARSLRANGRYRRWHTCVTVDDDIGSFSERSTTMHWMVEEIPPRQAPPVLPTPKTNLGGPGIISLFTWRAQPSIEPLRTIRYVRVNDHGHFNQHGWATFQFYGRSVYLLICRVLYLLDEPNFIGDEGNFSITVCVQAGIYGRRTPLVIDLPRCEEPMDIFVLTTGSPDVQKIVVLYR, via the exons ATGGATCGGTTCCCGGACGGGATCCACGTGCGGCTGCGGAGCCTCGTGCGCGGCGCGTACCTCTACGCCGACGAGGATGGGGTGGGCGTCTCCCTCAGCCCGCGCCGCGCATCCCTGAACGCGGCGTGGCGGGTGCACCTGGTCCAGCGAGGCGACTTCCACTACGTCCTCCTCTGCAGCGCCGCCTACGGCCGGTACCTCGCGCTCTCGCCCGCCATGgagccgccgcccggcctccgcggccgccgcgccgtccagCGCGACTACGACGAGGAGGACCTGCACGCCGTCATGTGGAGGGCCATCGGGGCGGGCGATGCCGGCGACGGCGTCGTCGTCCTGCGACACCGTGGCTTCGCCCGAAGCCTCCGCGCCAACGGCAGGTACCGCCGCTGGCACACCTGCGTCACCGTCGATGATGACATTGGCAGCTTCAGCGAAAGGAGCACGACGATGCATTGGATGGTCGAGGAGATCCCCCCGAGACAGGCGCCGCCTGTCCTTCCAACTCCAAAAACG AATCTAGGAGGACCCGGCATAATCAGCCTGTTCACCTGGCGTGCCCAGCCCAGCATAGAGCCGCTGCGGACGATCCGGTACGTGCGGGTGAATGATCACGGCCACTTCAACCAGCACGGCTGGGCCACGTTCCAGTTCTACGGCAGGTCCGTGTACCTCCTGATTTGCAGGGTGTTGTACCTTCTGGACGAACCCAACTTCATCGGCGACGAAGGGAACTTCAGCATCACGGTGTGCGTGCAAGCAGGCATCTATGGTCGGCGGACCCCTCTGGTCATCGACCTGCCTCGCTGCGAGGAGCCCATGGACATCTTTGTCCTCACAACAGGGTCACCAG ATGTTCAGAAAATCGTGGTACTGTACAGATGA